A DNA window from Porites lutea chromosome 6, jaPorLute2.1, whole genome shotgun sequence contains the following coding sequences:
- the LOC140941371 gene encoding adiponectin receptor protein 1-like yields the protein MAELRRRRTNMSEITTTKLMNEDRNDKDGERSENSCDSSENISSPGDGQEMPLEQQQEEEKPLEYVTSVDVTVESRGCEDDSSSNTGSEGEKDSEGVANEDTTSASGKESENDQDHAGENSDEEVDGESVTCALLGLEQAKVFIVKGEENLHVMFQAVKGNVQDTAVKIKGNMHDAAEKMQDNIHEATEKMQVMLKSTKENMTDAAERVQVILKTAKDNVQESMHDAADKAERISKKAIELARSGWYLLSHFELPEWLRDNDFLSHHHRPPMPSFRSCFKSIFKIHSETGNIWTHLIGFVAFICVMLYMFLRPITNTNPFPKDWQEKLVFGAFFAGAILCLGFSWLFHTVYCHSVTVSKVFSRLDYSGIAMLIMGSFVPPLYYGFYCSRVLKIVYMSVICSLGIMCIIVSLWSKFNTPKYRVLRAGLFLTFGCSGIVPAIHFMAAYGVTLAHRQASVGWMALMGVLYIAGAIMYATRVPERWFPGKCDIWFQSHQIFHVLVVAAAFVHLYGICQMAYYRFHHGTACEN from the exons ATGGCAGAGTTACGTAGAAGAAGGACAAACATGAGCGAAATAACCACGACCAAGCTGATGAATGAGGATAGGAATGACAAGGATGGTGAAAGATCTGAAAACAGCTGTGATTCCTCTGAAAACATTAGCTCGCCAGGCGATGGTCAAGAAATGCCATtagaacaacaacaagaagaGGAAAAACCATTAGAATATGTGACCAGTGTCGACGTAACAGTCGAAAGTAGGGGTTGTGAGGACGACAGTTCGAGTAACACAGGTTCTGAAGGCGAGAAAGATTCAGAGGGGGTAGCAAACGAAGATACCACTAGTGCAAGTGGTAAAGAAAGCGAAAATGACCAGGACCATGCTGGCGAAAATAGCGACGAAGAGGTAGACGGAGAAAGTGTAACATGCGCTTTGCTTGGTCTCGAGCAAGCCAAG GTCTTTATAGTCAAAGGAGAGGAAAACTTGCATGTTATGTTCCAAGCTGTTAAGGGTAATGTGCAGGATACAGCTGTTAAAATCAAGGGAAACATGCATGACGCTGCAGAGAAAATGCAAGATAACATACACGAAGCTACTGAGAAAATGCAGGTGATGCTTAAATCAACCAAAGAAAACATGACTGATGCTGCTGAACGAGTTCAGGTCATACTAAAAACAGCTAAAGACAATGTGCAAGAAAGCATGCATGATGCTGCTGACAAAGCTGAGAGGATCTCAAAGAAAGCAATCGAATTAGCACGCTCTGGATGGTATCTCCTCTCGCATTTCGAGCTTCCAGAATGGCTTCGTGACAATGACTTTTTATCACACCATCACCGACCCCCCATGCCTTCATTTAGGTCTTGTTTTAAgagcatttttaaaattcactcTGAAACTGGAAATATCTGGACCCATTTGATTGGATTTGTGGCCTTTATATGCGTCATGTTGTACATGTTTTTGCGACCAATCACCAACACCAATCCATTTCCAAAAGACTGGCAGGAGAAGCTGGTATTTGGTGCCTTTTTTGCTGGTGCAATATTGTGTTTGGGGTTCTCGTGGCTTTTCCATACTGTTTACTGCCACTCTGTTACTGTGTCCAAAGTTTTTAGCAG ACTTGATTACTCAGGAATTGCTATGCTGATCATGGGTTCGTTTGTTCCTCCTCTTTACTATGGATTCTATTGTTCAAGAGTTCTAAAAATTGTTTACATGTCAGTGATCTGTTCCCTTGGTATCATGTGCATTATTGTTTCATTGTGGAGCAAGTTTAACACTCCCAAGTACCGAGTACTCAGAGCAG GTTTGTTCCTTACATTTGGATGTTCAGGAATTGTTCCGGCTATTCATTTCATGGCCGCATATGGTGTGACCCTTGCTCATCGTCAGGCTTCTGTTGGCTGGATGGCTCTTATGGGAGTCTTGTACATAGCTGGTGCTATCATGTACGCTACCAGGGTTCCAGAAAGATGGTTTCCTGGCAAATGTGATATCTGG TTCCAAAGCCACCAAATCTTTCATGTCCTTGTGGTTGCTGCAGCCTTTGTTCATTTGTATGGAATCTGCCAGATGGCATATTACAGGTTTCACCATGGCACAGCATGTGAAAACTGA
- the LOC140941374 gene encoding galanin receptor 2a-like: protein MSKSKTSNLTLVLATWSSSLPDSVLNKTEVFPFSDGQQHIVRPYSKAEESLFLRFSFSAVVLCTIVGSLLVCAVNIKNKGMLKSPYNVNIFHLAITDLLVAFVVFLTPGFTFLEIPNPPEGKLSGEIFCRIISSHFLTFSTATTSIYITVALATERWYAVARPLQYRAKFHKKRLICEVFIIWGLSLCANALLLFEVKYNPEMDSSKRCEVTKIPFTDSNTFKILGVAQFLVKFLIPFLVTCNLYYRVLKETHKSRVMKCRIGNDMRHSISRMAAVATLVLTICWLPNQVYYAGFAFDLVTLNTPVHYTTIVIAMINSCLNPFIFAFHSVQYRTGFRNLFCGVSEDDKLKRIRGLGKFRFTQFFNASSISAPLSPGLGRSFRANERPHNSVDISP from the coding sequence atgtcgaaATCAAAAACGTCAAATTTGACATTGGTTTTGGCGACTTGGTCTTCTTCACTTCCCGATAGTGTTTTAAACAAGACAGAAGTTTTCCCATTCTCTGATGGCCAGCAGCACATTGTGCGGCCGTATTCAAAAGCCGAAGAGTCATTGTTTCTTCGTTTTTCCTTCTCTGCTGTTGTTCTATGCACGATCGTTGGCAGTCTCTTGGTCTGTGCCGTCAACATAAAGAACAAAGGGATGCTTAAGAGTCCATACAACGTGAACATATTTCATCTGGCGATTACCGACTTGCTAGTTGCATTCGTGGTTTTTCTGACACCAGGATTTACTTTCCTTGAGATACCCAATCCGCCTGAGGGAAAACTTAGCGGTGAAATATTTTGCCGTATCATTTCATCGCACTTTTTAACCTTCAGTACCGCGACTACGTCAATTTACATCACCGTGGCCCTCGCCACCGAACGCTGGTACGCAGTTGCCAGACCACTGCAATATCGTGCCAAATTCCACAAAAAACGACTCATTTGCGAAGTTTTTATAATCTGGGGATTATCTCTTTGCGCGAACGCTTTGCTGCTTTTCGAGGTAAAATACAACCCGGAAATGGACTCCTCCAAGCGCTGCGAGGTCACAAAGATTCCATTCACTGATTCTAACACGTTCAAGATCCTGGGAGTTGCTCAGTTTCTGGTGAAGTTTCTTATACCGTTTCTGGTCACGTGTAACTTGTACTATCGCGTGTTAAAGGAGACACACAAGTCACGCGTAATGAAATGTAGGATCGGCAATGACATGCGTCATAGCATATCACGGATGGCAGCTGTGGCCACACTTGTCTTAACTATATGCTGGCTACCGAATCAAGTGTATTACGCCGGCTTCGCGTTTGACTTGGTCACACTCAATACTCCAGTCCATTACACCACCATTGTGATTGCAATGATAAACTCTTGTCTGAACCCGTTCATTTTTGCGTTTCACTCAGTACAGTACAGAACTGGATTCAGAAACCTCTTTTGTGGGGTATCAGAAGATGACAAACTGAAGCGAATTAGGGGATTGGGGAAATTCAGGTTCACACAGTTCTTTAATGCATCCAGCATTTCTGCGCCCCTTTCGCCCGGTTTAGGTCGTTCTTTTCGGGCCAATGAAAGGCCTCATAACAGCGTGGACATTTCACCATAA